In Actinoplanes sp. NBC_00393, a single genomic region encodes these proteins:
- a CDS encoding acyl-CoA dehydrogenase family protein, translating into MFIDLNEEQRELRDELRAYLREVLTPAQRAVLLRERHGRAHRDLVARLGRDGWLGLGFPQRYGGRGLGPAEQQIFVNEAARADVPLPAVTLQTVAPTLLAHGTDEQKDFFLPRILAGELHFAIGYTEPEAGTDLAALRTRAVRQGDEYVVNGQKTFTTGAHDADYLWLACRTDPDAHRHRGLSILIVDTGDPGYSWTPIITCDGAHHVNATYLSDVRVPVSRRVGAENGGWRLLTAQLNHERVMLGPAGRIGVLFDRVRDWAYASGVENRAEVRRALARTHAALRVNELLNWQVAGAEPGPADASATKVFSSERLLRLGSELEELVDRFGDPGDPDTAALREWLDLQAKRNLVLTFGGGVNEIQREIIASAGLGLPRVPR; encoded by the coding sequence GTGTTCATCGACCTGAATGAGGAGCAGCGGGAGCTGCGGGACGAGCTTCGCGCGTACCTCCGAGAGGTTTTGACCCCGGCGCAACGCGCCGTGCTCTTGCGGGAGCGGCATGGGCGCGCGCACCGCGACCTGGTGGCCCGCCTGGGCCGCGACGGCTGGCTGGGGCTCGGGTTTCCGCAACGGTACGGCGGACGCGGCCTCGGTCCCGCCGAGCAGCAGATCTTCGTGAACGAGGCGGCCCGCGCCGACGTGCCGCTGCCCGCTGTCACGTTGCAGACCGTCGCGCCGACCCTGCTCGCGCACGGCACCGACGAGCAGAAGGACTTCTTCCTGCCGCGGATCCTCGCCGGCGAGCTGCATTTCGCGATCGGCTACACCGAACCGGAGGCCGGCACCGACCTGGCCGCGCTGCGTACCCGGGCCGTCCGGCAGGGCGACGAGTACGTGGTCAACGGGCAGAAGACGTTCACCACGGGCGCGCACGACGCGGACTACCTGTGGCTGGCCTGCCGCACCGACCCGGACGCGCACCGGCACCGCGGACTGTCGATCCTGATCGTGGACACCGGCGATCCGGGGTACTCGTGGACGCCGATCATCACCTGCGACGGCGCCCATCACGTCAACGCGACCTATCTCAGCGACGTGCGGGTGCCGGTCAGCCGCCGGGTGGGTGCGGAGAACGGCGGCTGGCGACTGCTCACCGCGCAGCTCAACCACGAGCGGGTCATGCTGGGCCCGGCCGGGCGGATCGGGGTCCTGTTCGATCGGGTGCGCGATTGGGCGTACGCATCAGGGGTCGAAAATCGTGCCGAGGTCCGCCGCGCGCTGGCCCGGACCCACGCCGCGCTCCGCGTCAACGAGCTGCTCAACTGGCAGGTCGCCGGCGCCGAGCCGGGCCCGGCCGACGCCTCCGCCACCAAGGTCTTCTCCTCGGAACGGCTGCTGCGGCTGGGCAGCGAGCTCGAGGAGCTCGTGGACCGCTTCGGTGATCCCGGCGATCCGGACACCGCGGCGCTGCGCGAGTGGCTGGATCTGCAGGCCAAGCGCAATCTGGTGCTGACCTTCGGCGGCGGGGTGAACGAGATCCAGCGGGAGATCATCGCAAGCGCGGGCCTCGGCCTGCCCCGAGTGCCCAGGTAG
- a CDS encoding acyl-CoA dehydrogenase family protein: MDFRPDEAQQAIISLAGEILDANPGAPEKAWADLDRAGLLTLAVPSRLGGAGLGVLETALLLTEIGRRALDVPALPALALGVLPVARWGTPQQQDELLTDGRTLTAAIAEPGDPLPTAPRTIADADQRITGTKTGVTTADHILVTVGGPAVMVVDATAPGVTFDGHILRLDQAQGRPLGDHKCHQDLHRYALAGACALGDGALAGALALTAEHVRTRHQFGRPLATFQAVAQQIADVYIASRTLHLAALTAAWHLDAAEKAGAAEKAGAAEGGAAEGGAGRPAAGGHAEGEVRSLDDLADDDLHIAAQWLTAEAPPAVRTCHHLHGGLGLAIDYPLHRHTALIRDLVRFLGGSEYRLQTLGERGVHRPE; this comes from the coding sequence ATGGATTTCCGGCCGGACGAGGCGCAGCAGGCGATCATCAGCCTGGCCGGCGAGATTCTGGACGCGAATCCGGGCGCGCCGGAGAAGGCGTGGGCGGACCTCGACCGGGCCGGCCTGCTCACCCTCGCGGTGCCCAGCCGCCTCGGGGGCGCCGGCCTCGGCGTCCTGGAGACCGCCCTTCTGCTCACCGAGATCGGCCGCCGCGCGCTCGACGTCCCGGCGCTGCCGGCTCTGGCCCTCGGCGTGCTGCCGGTCGCCCGCTGGGGCACGCCGCAGCAGCAGGACGAGCTGCTCACCGACGGCCGCACCCTCACCGCGGCCATTGCCGAGCCCGGCGATCCCCTGCCGACCGCGCCGCGCACGATCGCCGACGCCGATCAGCGGATCACCGGCACCAAGACCGGCGTAACCACTGCCGACCACATTCTGGTGACGGTCGGCGGCCCGGCCGTCATGGTCGTCGACGCGACCGCGCCCGGCGTCACATTCGACGGCCACATCCTGCGGCTCGACCAGGCACAGGGCCGCCCTCTGGGCGACCACAAATGCCATCAAGACCTGCATCGGTACGCCCTGGCCGGCGCCTGTGCACTCGGCGACGGCGCACTCGCCGGGGCGTTGGCACTGACCGCCGAGCATGTTCGCACCCGCCACCAGTTCGGCCGCCCCCTCGCCACCTTCCAGGCGGTCGCCCAGCAGATCGCCGACGTCTACATCGCCAGCCGGACGCTGCACCTGGCCGCGCTGACAGCGGCCTGGCACCTGGACGCGGCAGAGAAGGCCGGCGCGGCAGAGAAGGCCGGCGCGGCAGAGGGCGGGGCGGCAGAGGGCGGGGCGGGGAGGCCGGCTGCCGGAGGGCACGCCGAGGGAGAGGTGCGGAGCCTGGACGACCTGGCCGATGACGACCTGCACATCGCTGCCCAGTGGCTCACCGCTGAAGCGCCGCCCGCGGTGCGGACCTGTCACCACCTGCACGGCGGCCTGGGACTGGCCATCGACTACCCGCTGCACCGGCACACCGCGCTGATCCGGGACCTGGTCCGCTTCCTGGGCGGCAGCGAGTACCGGCTGCAGACCTTGGGGGAGCGCGGTGTTCATCGACCTGAATGA
- the kstR gene encoding cholesterol catabolism transcriptional regulator KstR, producing MATARTSTNRGALPGAEAEQGSAAQRDRRRRILEATLALASKGGYDAVQMRTVAEKAEVALGTLYRYFPSKIHLLVSALSLELEAIQDKLDRKPIPGDTPYERTIYVLGRMTRALQRDPLLAEAMTRAFMFADPSASAEVNAVARLMEEMVTRAIHDGEPTADDRAKARVIGDVWLSNLVAWVTRRASANDVVNHLELATRLLLH from the coding sequence ATGGCGACAGCGAGAACGAGTACCAACCGGGGCGCTCTCCCCGGCGCGGAGGCCGAGCAGGGATCGGCCGCCCAGCGAGATCGACGGCGACGAATTCTTGAGGCCACTCTGGCGCTGGCGTCCAAGGGCGGCTACGACGCGGTGCAGATGCGCACGGTCGCGGAGAAGGCCGAGGTCGCCCTCGGCACGCTGTACCGCTATTTCCCCTCGAAGATCCACCTGCTGGTGTCGGCGCTCAGCCTGGAGCTCGAGGCGATCCAGGACAAGCTGGACCGTAAGCCGATCCCCGGCGACACGCCGTATGAGCGGACCATCTACGTGCTCGGCCGGATGACCCGGGCCCTGCAGCGCGATCCGCTGCTCGCCGAGGCGATGACCCGGGCCTTCATGTTCGCCGACCCGTCCGCCAGCGCCGAGGTGAACGCGGTGGCCCGCCTCATGGAGGAGATGGTCACCCGCGCCATCCACGACGGCGAGCCGACCGCGGACGACCGGGCCAAGGCGCGGGTGATCGGCGATGTCTGGCTGTCCAACCTGGTGGCCTGGGTGACCCGCCGGGCCTCGGCGAACGACGTGGTCAACCACCTGGAGCTGGCGACCCGGCTGCTACTCCACTAG
- a CDS encoding type II toxin-antitoxin system Rv0910 family toxin, with protein MPKVSVTTVTTADPERVYQVLADPSRTPEWNDMHQGFTGDVPATLTEGTTYKQKVKLMGMPAEMAWKVVAADAGKVLEQAGDGPMGVKSKNRFLLEPAEAGTQITYDMEFAGPALNGPMAAMLEKQAAPAAKQALEKLKGLVE; from the coding sequence ATGCCCAAGGTCAGCGTCACGACTGTCACCACGGCCGACCCGGAAAGGGTGTACCAGGTTCTGGCCGACCCGTCCCGGACCCCCGAGTGGAACGACATGCACCAGGGCTTCACCGGCGACGTGCCGGCCACCCTCACCGAGGGCACCACGTACAAGCAGAAGGTCAAGCTGATGGGCATGCCCGCCGAGATGGCCTGGAAGGTCGTCGCCGCGGACGCCGGGAAGGTGCTCGAGCAGGCCGGCGACGGCCCGATGGGCGTGAAGTCGAAGAACCGCTTCCTGCTCGAACCGGCCGAGGCGGGCACCCAGATCACCTACGACATGGAGTTCGCCGGGCCGGCCCTGAACGGCCCGATGGCCGCCATGCTGGAGAAGCAGGCGGCCCCCGCGGCGAAGCAGGCCCTGGAGAAGCTGAAGGGCCTAGTGGAGTAG
- the kstD gene encoding 3-oxosteroid 1-dehydrogenase, which produces MEYDAVVIGAGAAGMTAALATAHSGLSTVVVEKAPVYGGSTARSGAGIWVPNNEVLLAAGVPDTFSKADAYLAAVVGPEVPVARRHAFLTGGPRAISFLLRCSPLRFSWMQGYPDYYPELPGGMPDGRSIEPQALDANILGAEYANLNPSYVPTPPGTVVYDVDYKWLSLIARHPRGVATATEIVWRYLQLSAQGQKPISMGQALAGGLRAGLLAADVPVLLNTPLLDLHVENGRVAGVVVRRDGQETLIRARRKVIIGSGGFEHNERMRKQFQEAPIGTAWTVGAASNTGDGIEAGERAGAALGLMDDAWWGPMIPLPEGPWFCLSERTLPGTIFVNQAGKRFVNEAAPYSDVVHVMYQKDHIPCWMITDQDYRNRYLFKDLAPLLPYPDAWYASGALVKDWTIGGLAAKIGVPAAALRATIERSNAQARAGRDADFHRGDSSYDEYFADPTNQPSPCLAPIWLPPFYAFKIVPGDLGTKGGLVTDARARVLRPDGSAIPGLYAAGNASAAVMGHSYAGAGSTLGPAMTFGYVAGMDLASP; this is translated from the coding sequence GTGGAGTACGACGCGGTCGTGATAGGCGCCGGCGCCGCCGGTATGACTGCCGCACTGGCGACCGCCCACAGCGGACTCAGCACGGTGGTCGTCGAGAAGGCCCCGGTGTACGGCGGTTCCACCGCACGTTCCGGCGCCGGCATCTGGGTTCCGAACAACGAGGTCCTCCTGGCCGCCGGGGTGCCGGACACGTTCAGCAAGGCGGACGCGTACCTGGCTGCGGTTGTCGGCCCTGAGGTGCCGGTGGCGCGCCGGCATGCGTTCCTGACCGGCGGACCTCGCGCCATCTCGTTCCTGCTGCGCTGCTCGCCGTTGCGTTTCTCCTGGATGCAGGGCTATCCGGACTACTATCCGGAGCTGCCTGGCGGGATGCCGGACGGCCGCTCGATCGAGCCGCAGGCGCTGGACGCCAACATTCTCGGCGCCGAGTACGCCAACCTTAACCCGTCCTACGTCCCGACCCCGCCCGGCACCGTGGTGTACGACGTGGACTACAAGTGGCTGTCCCTGATCGCCCGCCACCCGCGCGGCGTCGCCACCGCCACCGAGATCGTCTGGCGTTACCTGCAGTTGTCCGCGCAGGGGCAGAAACCGATCAGCATGGGCCAGGCCCTGGCCGGCGGGTTGCGGGCCGGGCTGCTCGCCGCCGACGTGCCGGTCCTGCTGAACACCCCGCTGCTGGACCTGCACGTGGAGAACGGCCGGGTGGCCGGGGTGGTGGTCCGGCGCGACGGCCAGGAAACGCTGATCCGGGCGCGGCGCAAAGTGATCATCGGCAGCGGCGGCTTCGAGCACAACGAGCGGATGCGCAAGCAATTCCAGGAGGCTCCGATCGGTACGGCGTGGACGGTCGGCGCCGCAAGCAACACCGGGGACGGCATCGAGGCGGGGGAGCGGGCCGGCGCCGCACTGGGGTTGATGGACGACGCGTGGTGGGGCCCGATGATCCCGCTGCCGGAGGGCCCGTGGTTCTGCCTGTCCGAGCGCACGCTGCCCGGCACGATCTTCGTCAACCAGGCCGGGAAGCGGTTCGTCAACGAGGCCGCCCCGTACAGCGACGTCGTCCACGTGATGTACCAGAAGGACCACATCCCGTGCTGGATGATCACCGACCAGGACTACCGCAACCGGTACCTGTTCAAGGACCTGGCGCCGCTGCTGCCCTACCCGGACGCCTGGTACGCCAGTGGCGCGCTGGTCAAGGACTGGACCATCGGCGGGCTGGCCGCGAAGATCGGCGTGCCGGCGGCCGCGCTGCGCGCCACGATCGAGCGGTCGAACGCGCAGGCCCGGGCCGGGCGCGACGCCGACTTCCATCGCGGCGACAGCAGCTACGACGAGTATTTCGCCGACCCCACCAACCAGCCCAGCCCGTGTCTCGCGCCGATCTGGCTGCCGCCGTTCTACGCCTTCAAGATCGTGCCGGGTGACCTGGGCACCAAGGGCGGCCTGGTCACCGACGCGCGGGCCCGGGTCCTGCGCCCGGACGGCTCGGCGATCCCGGGCCTGTACGCGGCCGGCAACGCGAGCGCCGCGGTGATGGGACACAGCTACGCCGGTGCCGGTTCGACGCTCGGCCCCGCGATGACCTTCGGCTACGTGGCCGGAATGGATCTTGCAAGCCCGTAA
- a CDS encoding PaaI family thioesterase, with translation MTDSANDAAGEHAPATARRLQAVDGLLRRREAITELGDALRELVEYATTTEAPTEELRRAAERIRQAAAPLGERVRTRDVLSKADDLLSGVRMYNPVTGSGSALAPPLHITAVDGSAVGTCTLGMAFEGPPTYAHGGVSAMLLDQMLGYAAGLSGNPGMTVRLDTSYRKPVPLLTPLQLTASVQEIDGRRVTATGHIAAADAPDEVLVTATGVFIALRAEQARRLFGRVVNTNRPSRAG, from the coding sequence GTGACCGACAGCGCGAACGATGCGGCGGGAGAACACGCTCCAGCCACGGCCCGCCGGCTGCAGGCCGTGGACGGCCTGCTACGCCGCCGAGAGGCGATCACCGAGCTGGGCGACGCGCTACGCGAGCTGGTGGAGTACGCGACGACCACCGAGGCCCCGACCGAAGAACTCCGCCGTGCCGCCGAACGCATCCGCCAGGCCGCCGCGCCACTGGGCGAACGGGTGCGCACCCGCGACGTACTGTCCAAGGCCGACGATCTGCTCTCCGGCGTGCGCATGTACAACCCGGTGACCGGCAGCGGCAGCGCCCTGGCTCCGCCGCTGCACATCACCGCGGTGGACGGCTCCGCCGTGGGGACGTGCACGCTGGGCATGGCGTTCGAGGGGCCGCCGACCTATGCGCACGGCGGGGTGAGCGCGATGTTGCTCGACCAGATGCTGGGCTATGCGGCCGGCCTCTCCGGGAACCCCGGCATGACGGTCCGGCTGGACACTTCGTACCGCAAGCCCGTCCCGTTGCTGACGCCGTTGCAGCTGACCGCTTCCGTCCAGGAGATCGACGGCCGCCGGGTCACCGCAACCGGCCACATCGCGGCAGCCGACGCCCCGGACGAGGTGCTGGTGACGGCAACCGGCGTCTTCATAGCCCTACGAGCCGAACAGGCCCGCCGCCTCTTCGGCCGCGTCGTCAACACCAACCGCCCCTCCCGAGCCGGCTGA
- a CDS encoding pectinesterase family protein yields MRRRTFLHISTSISAVTATGLLGARPALAAPRPDVTISPDGPGLQAAIDAVPAGQPFVIGLRPGVYRGQVIIPADKPHLELRGLGRRPEDVLIADDRANGTLKPDGTPWGTSGSASVTIDSPDLRAVNLTFANLFDEAANPAITNRQAVAVLTRADRLVFDRVRFLGNQDTLYVNSRAAGVIARAYFRDCYIEGDVDFIFGRATAVFDRSRIHSLNRATTPAGYVTAPSTDLTNPHGFLFTRCRFTSDAPTGSVFLGRPWHPSNDPNAVGQTIIRNSWLGAHIPATAWSDFGTWPWRSTARFAEHHNYGPGALPSADRPQLTPAEAALQTPTAFLQGTDAWAPHLC; encoded by the coding sequence ATGCGTAGGCGTACCTTCCTGCACATCTCCACCAGCATCAGCGCCGTAACCGCCACCGGCCTCCTCGGCGCCCGCCCCGCACTAGCCGCCCCACGCCCCGACGTGACCATCTCCCCCGATGGCCCCGGCCTGCAGGCCGCGATCGACGCCGTCCCCGCCGGCCAGCCTTTCGTGATCGGCCTGCGCCCCGGCGTTTACCGCGGCCAGGTGATCATCCCGGCCGACAAGCCGCACCTCGAACTCCGCGGCCTCGGCCGCCGCCCCGAAGACGTCCTGATCGCCGACGACCGCGCCAACGGCACCCTCAAACCCGACGGCACGCCGTGGGGCACCTCCGGCAGCGCCTCGGTGACCATCGACAGCCCCGACCTGCGCGCCGTCAACCTGACCTTCGCCAACCTCTTCGACGAGGCCGCGAACCCCGCCATCACCAACCGCCAGGCCGTAGCGGTGCTCACCCGAGCCGACCGCCTCGTATTCGACCGCGTCCGCTTCCTCGGCAACCAGGACACCCTCTACGTCAACAGCCGAGCCGCAGGCGTGATCGCCCGGGCCTATTTCCGCGACTGCTACATCGAGGGCGACGTCGACTTCATCTTCGGCCGCGCCACGGCCGTCTTCGACCGCAGCCGCATCCACTCCCTCAACCGAGCCACCACCCCCGCCGGCTACGTGACGGCCCCCAGCACCGACCTGACCAACCCGCACGGCTTCCTCTTCACCCGCTGCCGCTTCACCTCGGACGCCCCCACCGGAAGTGTCTTCCTGGGCCGCCCCTGGCACCCCAGCAACGACCCCAACGCCGTAGGCCAGACCATCATCCGCAACTCCTGGCTCGGCGCCCACATCCCCGCCACTGCTTGGTCCGACTTCGGCACCTGGCCGTGGCGCTCCACCGCCCGCTTCGCCGAACACCACAACTACGGCCCCGGCGCCCTCCCCTCCGCCGACCGCCCCCAACTGACCCCCGCCGAAGCCGCCCTGCAAACCCCCACGGCCTTCCTGCAGGGCACCGACGCCTGGGCTCCGCATCTCTGCTGA
- a CDS encoding hybrid sensor histidine kinase/response regulator, which yields MKPRTGAVRRPEPNGWPLPQIGRDQLMALIDHTSAVIYMRDADGRYMLVNREYERRFGLRREDIVGLTDHDLFPVEVADAFRTNDRQALAGGVPIQMEEDDGANTYLTVKFPLIDEAGTAYAVAGISTDITERSRAVAALRDSEERFRLLAEHAQDIIFRYRLEPTPAMEYLSRAVDSITGHTAEEFYAEPQLIFHCVDPADRPIFEQFWRNPHPGTLTVRLHRGGGGDEVWIEQRASTVTDDTGRVIAVEGIMRDVTERLAAERERAELEQQLRQAERLDSLGQLAGGIAHDFNNILAVISGYADMLAEELGEEHPSTPDAAGIKQAAARGAALTRQLLIFSRSEPSQPEMLDLNAVAVDMQRLLARTLGEDIELGTVLAPGLPPVVMDRSKFEQVLMNAVLNARAAMPSGGKLTITTALEHDGGGEDLVCLSVTDTGVGMPPEVLARAFEPFFTTRGRGSGTGLGLATAYGVVTDAGGTISLESEQGHGTTLRVRLPAGTASTRAVSPAAPTAPVLAGAGWRVLVVEDEEAVRDIVCRLLGKAGYQVHSAPHPAEAIRLCREEQIGYDVLLTDVIMPGMSGTQLAAELRRDRPDLPVLFMSGYTSGPAPGGQELPADAPLIRKPFETQTLLNEVHRLVALRAD from the coding sequence GTGAAACCTCGAACCGGCGCCGTGCGGCGCCCCGAACCCAACGGCTGGCCGCTGCCCCAGATCGGCCGCGACCAGCTGATGGCGCTGATCGACCACACCTCCGCGGTCATCTACATGCGCGACGCAGACGGGCGCTACATGCTCGTCAACCGGGAGTACGAGCGCCGGTTCGGCCTGCGCCGCGAGGACATCGTCGGGCTCACCGACCACGACCTGTTCCCGGTCGAGGTGGCGGACGCGTTCCGGACCAACGACCGGCAGGCGCTGGCCGGCGGCGTGCCGATCCAGATGGAGGAGGACGACGGGGCCAACACCTACCTCACCGTCAAGTTCCCGCTGATCGACGAGGCCGGTACGGCCTACGCCGTGGCCGGCATCTCCACCGACATCACCGAGCGCAGCCGGGCCGTGGCCGCCCTGCGCGACAGCGAGGAACGGTTCCGCCTGCTCGCCGAGCACGCCCAGGACATCATCTTCCGGTACCGGCTGGAACCCACACCGGCGATGGAATACCTCAGCCGGGCCGTCGACTCGATCACCGGGCACACCGCCGAGGAGTTCTACGCCGAACCGCAGCTGATCTTCCACTGCGTCGACCCGGCGGACCGGCCGATCTTCGAGCAGTTCTGGCGCAACCCCCATCCCGGCACCCTCACCGTCCGCCTGCACCGCGGTGGCGGTGGCGACGAGGTCTGGATCGAGCAGCGGGCCAGCACGGTCACCGACGACACCGGCCGGGTGATCGCCGTCGAGGGCATCATGCGCGACGTCACCGAACGGCTCGCCGCCGAACGCGAACGCGCCGAGCTCGAACAGCAGCTGCGCCAGGCGGAACGGCTCGACTCGCTCGGCCAGCTCGCCGGCGGCATCGCGCACGACTTCAACAACATCCTCGCGGTCATCTCCGGGTACGCCGACATGCTCGCCGAGGAACTCGGCGAGGAGCACCCGAGCACGCCGGACGCGGCCGGGATCAAGCAGGCCGCGGCCCGGGGTGCGGCGCTCACCCGGCAGCTGCTGATCTTCAGCCGGTCGGAGCCGTCCCAGCCGGAGATGCTCGACCTCAACGCGGTTGCTGTCGACATGCAGCGGCTGCTCGCGCGTACCCTCGGCGAGGACATCGAGCTCGGCACAGTGCTCGCCCCGGGCCTGCCGCCGGTCGTGATGGACCGCAGCAAGTTCGAGCAGGTGCTGATGAACGCGGTCCTCAACGCCCGGGCCGCGATGCCCTCCGGCGGGAAGCTGACGATCACGACGGCCCTCGAGCACGACGGCGGCGGAGAAGACCTGGTCTGTCTCTCGGTCACCGACACCGGGGTCGGGATGCCACCGGAGGTGCTCGCCCGCGCCTTCGAGCCGTTCTTCACCACCCGTGGCCGGGGCAGCGGCACCGGGCTGGGACTGGCCACCGCGTACGGGGTGGTCACCGACGCCGGCGGCACCATCAGCCTGGAGTCCGAGCAAGGCCATGGCACCACCCTCCGGGTACGCCTACCCGCCGGCACCGCCTCCACCCGGGCGGTCTCCCCGGCCGCCCCGACCGCGCCGGTGCTCGCCGGGGCCGGCTGGCGCGTCCTGGTCGTCGAGGACGAGGAAGCCGTCCGCGACATCGTCTGCCGGCTGCTCGGCAAGGCGGGCTACCAGGTGCACTCGGCGCCGCACCCGGCCGAGGCCATCCGGCTCTGCCGGGAGGAACAGATCGGGTACGACGTACTCCTCACCGATGTCATCATGCCCGGCATGTCCGGCACCCAGCTTGCCGCCGAGCTGCGCCGGGATCGCCCCGATCTGCCGGTGCTGTTCATGTCCGGCTACACCAGCGGCCCGGCCCCCGGCGGCCAGGAGCTGCCCGCCGACGCGCCGCTGATCCGCAAGCCGTTCGAGACGCAGACGCTGCTGAACGAGGTCCACCGCCTCGTCGCCCTGCGTGCTGATTGA
- a CDS encoding serine hydrolase domain-containing protein: protein MSEPITRRTLLGATAGTAVATVLAPTAASAAGAKVPAAVRELDEKIQQAMAAYQVPGVAYGLRYRGVDYLRGFGVTSLDDPQPVDADTVFRVASTTKPFTGTAVMRLVERGRLDLDRTVRSYLPDFRTADPAASARATVRQLLNHSAGWLGDFFLDTGSDDGALARYVAAMSGVPQLNPPGKVFNYNNAAISVAGRLIEVATGQTYERAIRQLVTGPLGLRHSAFSLDEIPGARWAVPHGPNEAGTELVPDPALWAMPRAINPAGGLISSARDQLRWARFHLGSGRPLLSRRSLHAMQSNPGPGGTLLVELDGMGVTWQLRPTREGTKVVQHGGDWDGQHSGFLMVPSRDFALTVLTNSVTGPVLLEDLFIGDWALQRFTGLHNLPAVPRALPAAQLAAYQGVYTGQQIGFEGELVTSQFEMVPDAGQLSVRAGGAEVARLAFYRKDYVVLPNPDGTIPAQRANFVRDRDGEVVWFRLGGRLYRRGDAATTQLRSVPSWPLKPLLS, encoded by the coding sequence ATGTCCGAGCCGATCACCCGCCGGACGTTGCTGGGCGCCACCGCGGGCACCGCGGTGGCCACGGTCCTGGCGCCCACGGCGGCGAGCGCCGCCGGCGCCAAGGTGCCCGCGGCGGTGCGCGAGCTGGACGAGAAGATCCAGCAGGCGATGGCGGCCTATCAGGTGCCGGGAGTGGCGTACGGGCTGCGCTACCGGGGCGTCGACTACCTGCGCGGTTTCGGCGTGACCAGCCTCGACGACCCGCAGCCGGTCGATGCCGACACGGTGTTCCGGGTGGCCTCCACGACCAAACCCTTCACCGGTACGGCGGTGATGCGCCTCGTCGAGCGCGGCAGACTCGACCTGGACCGGACCGTGCGCAGCTACCTGCCGGACTTCCGCACCGCCGACCCGGCCGCCTCGGCCCGCGCCACCGTGCGGCAGCTGCTCAACCACAGCGCCGGCTGGCTCGGCGACTTCTTCCTCGACACCGGCAGCGACGACGGCGCCCTCGCGCGCTACGTGGCGGCGATGTCCGGCGTTCCGCAGCTGAACCCGCCGGGCAAGGTGTTCAACTACAACAACGCGGCGATCTCGGTGGCCGGGCGGCTGATCGAGGTGGCCACCGGGCAGACCTACGAGCGGGCGATCCGCCAGTTGGTGACCGGGCCGCTCGGGCTGCGGCACAGCGCGTTCTCCCTCGACGAGATTCCGGGCGCGCGGTGGGCCGTACCCCATGGTCCGAATGAGGCCGGGACCGAGCTCGTGCCGGACCCGGCGTTGTGGGCCATGCCGCGTGCCATCAATCCGGCCGGCGGGCTGATCTCCAGCGCCCGGGACCAGCTGCGCTGGGCCCGCTTCCACCTGGGCAGCGGCCGGCCGTTGCTGAGCCGGCGCTCGCTGCACGCCATGCAGTCGAACCCGGGGCCCGGCGGCACCCTGCTGGTGGAGCTCGACGGGATGGGCGTGACCTGGCAGCTGCGCCCGACCCGGGAGGGGACGAAGGTGGTGCAGCACGGCGGCGACTGGGACGGGCAGCACTCCGGTTTCCTGATGGTGCCGTCGCGGGACTTCGCGCTGACCGTGCTGACCAACTCGGTCACCGGGCCGGTGCTGCTGGAGGACCTGTTCATCGGCGACTGGGCGTTGCAGCGGTTCACCGGGCTGCACAACCTGCCCGCGGTGCCGCGCGCGCTGCCCGCCGCGCAACTCGCCGCCTACCAGGGGGTTTACACCGGCCAGCAGATCGGTTTCGAAGGGGAGCTGGTCACCTCGCAGTTCGAGATGGTGCCGGACGCCGGTCAGCTCAGCGTGCGGGCCGGGGGCGCCGAGGTGGCGCGGCTGGCGTTCTACCGCAAGGACTACGTGGTCCTGCCGAACCCGGACGGGACCATTCCGGCGCAGCGGGCCAACTTCGTCCGCGACCGCGACGGCGAGGTCGTGTGGTTCCGGCTCGGCGGCCGCCTCTACCGGCGCGGCGACGCGGCGACCACCCAGCTGCGCAGCGTGCCGTCGTGGCCGCTGAAGCCGCTGCTGTCCTGA